One stretch of Nicotiana tabacum cultivar K326 chromosome 18, ASM71507v2, whole genome shotgun sequence DNA includes these proteins:
- the LOC142172592 gene encoding uncharacterized protein LOC142172592, with amino-acid sequence MATPPNFEEGQSTYRPPKLNESIMDGGKPECMTSSWLKILSYEMSYVMDHRNAIEKNFRAKKILVCGIRPDEYNRISSCQLAKEIWEALQTAHEGTTQVKQSKIDMLTTECELFRMQDDESV; translated from the exons atggctaCTCCTCCAAACTTCGAAGAAGGCCAGTCTACTTACAGACCACCTAAGTTAAATGAAAGTATTATGGATGGTGGAAAACCAGAATGCATgacttcatcatggctgaagatttTGAGCTATGAGATGTCATATGTGATGGACC ACAGAAATGCCATAGAGAAGAACTTTCGTGCTAAGAAAATTCTGGTGTGTGGTATTAGACCTGATGAATACAATAGGATATCATCATGTCAGTTAGCCAAAGAAATCTGGGAAGCCCTTCAGACAGCTCACGAAGGAACAACACAGGTCAAACAATCCAAAATCGACATGCTCACAACTGAATGTGAGCTCTTTAGGATGCAAGACGATGAATCTGTCTAA
- the LOC107816558 gene encoding beta-glucosidase 40, with protein MLKKRDIALWAILMVFVLEFHTYSAQNISRNNFPKGFVFGTASSAYQFEGAVKEDGRGPTIWDKFSHSFGKVLDFSNGDVAVDQYHKYPEDIQLMKDMGMDAYRFSIAWTRIFPNGSGEINQAGVDHYNKLINALLANGIQPYVTLYHWDLPQALEDKYNGWLSPQIIKDFAIYAETCFQKFGDRVKNWITINEPHTVAIQGFDVGLQAPGRCSILLKIFCRAGNSATEPYIVTHNLLLAHASVVDIYKRKYNPIQHGSIGISLDTFWYEPLTNSKDDIEATQRAIEFNLDWYLEPIMLGRYPSSMVNRVGSRLPKFSPAESALVKGSYDFIGINHYTTWYASKNKTNIIGVLLNDSLADSGAITLPFKGLTPIAERASSIWLYIVPQGIRSLMNYIKQKYGNPLIIITENGMDDSNNALVSRQDALKDTKRIKYHNEYLTNLLAAIKEDGCNVKGYFVWSLMDNWEWAAGFSSRFGLYYVDYKDNLKRYPKNSVNWFKNFLGSA; from the exons ATGTTAAAGAAGAGAGACATTGCTCTTTGGGCAATACTTATGGTCTTTGTTCTTGAGTTTCATACATATTCAGCACAGAATATTAGCAGAAATAACTTTCCAAAGGGTTTTGTTTTTGGGACTGCTTCTTCTGCTTACCAG TTTGAAGGGGCTGTAAAGGAGGATGGAAGAGGTCCAACCATATGGGATAAATTTTCTCATTCTTTTG GTAAAGTACTTGATTTTAGCAATGGTGATGTAGCCGTGGATCAATATCACAAGTACCCG GAAGATATACAGCTTATGAAGGATATGGGAATGGATGCTTATAGATTTTCTATTGCTTGGACCAGAATATTCCCTA ATGGAAGTGGAGAAATCAATCAGGCTGGAGTTGATCACTACAATAAGTTGATCAATGCTCTACTAGCTAATG GAATTCAACCATATGTAACACTATACCATTGGGACCTTCCTCAAGCTCTAGAAGACAAGTACAATGGATGGCTCAGCCCACAAATCAT AAAAGATTTTGCAATATACGCGGAGACGTGCTTCCAGAAATTTGGTGATAGAGTGAAGAACTGGATCACTATCAATGAGCCACATACTGTTGCCATTCAAGGATTTGATGTAGGGCTTCAAGCGCCCGGGCGATGTTCcatccttctcaaaattttttGCAGGGCTGGCAACTCTGCAACTGAACCTTACATTGTTACTCATAATCTACTACTTGCTCATGCAAGTGTTGTTGACATTTACAAGAGAAAGTACAAT CCTATACAGCATGGATCAATTGGGATATCACTAGATACCTTTTGGTATGAACCTTTGACAAACTCCAAAGATGACATTGAAGCAACACAGAGGGCCATTGAGTTTAACTTAGACTG GTATCTTGAACCTATAATGCTTGGAAGGTATCCAAGTTCAATGGTAAATAGAGTGGGAAGCCGGTTGCCAAAATTTTCACCAGCTGAATCTGCTCTTGTGAAAGGTTCCTATGATTTCATAGGCATAAATCATTATACTACATGGTATGCCAGCAAGAACAAAACCAACATAATCGGTGTTCTGCTCAATGACTCCCTCGCAGACTCTGGTGCCATTACCCTCC CATTCAAAGGATTAACGCCGATAGCAGAAAGG GCAAGTTCCATATGGTTGTACATAGTACCTCAGGGAATCAGAAGCTTAATGAACTACATAAAGCAAAAGTATGGGAACCCTCTAATCATAATCACTGAAAATG GAATGGATGATTCAAATAATGCATTAGTATCGAGACAAGATGCTCTCAAGGATACAAAAAGGATCAAATATCACAATGAATATCTTACTAACCTGTTAGCTGCTATCAA AGAAGATGGCTGCAACGTGAAAGGATACTTCGTGTGGTCTCTGATGGATAACTGGGAATGGGCAGCTGGATTTTCGTCGAGGTTTGGTCTTTATTATGTGGATTACAAGGATAACCTCAAGAGATATCCTAAGAATTCTGTGAACTGGTTCAAGAATTTCCTTGGATCTGCTTAA